CCCGTAGAATCTGGTTTTGGTTGTATATAGTTCAGCCCATTGTGTTTACTTTGTACCCAACCTACCGCTCTTTACCAGGCCTTTTGATATGATTACCGCAATTTCACATACGCACATTCTGGTAGTTGTCCTGTTCCTGATTCTGTTTCTGGTAAAGGCGTTTCTCCTGTTTACCAACAAGCATGACTCCCTGGACAGATTCCGGTCCTCCACCAGAATGCTGGATATTGTGTTTGGCCTGCTAATTCTCATCACCGGCATCTTTCTGGCGCTGAACTATAACGGCAAACTGCCTAATTGGCTCCTCATAAAAGTAGTACTGGTGCTGGCGGCCATTCCGGTGACCCTGGTAGGCATCAAAAAGCACAATAAAATTTTGGCCGCCGTAGCTCTCCTCATTTTTGTCTATGTGTACGGGGTAGCCGAAACCAAAAGCCTGAAAATGCGTCCTGACAAAGGCGAAGCGGTAACAGGGGAGGCAAACAGGATTGCACCGGCCGCCACCAAGGCCAGCCACCCGATTATCACCGAGCTGCAAGGCACCCAACTGGAGAATACCAAGGCCATTTACACCAATCTCTGCGCCGCCTGCCACGGCCAGGACGG
This Rufibacter radiotolerans DNA region includes the following protein-coding sequences:
- a CDS encoding SirB2 family protein; protein product: MITAISHTHILVVVLFLILFLVKAFLLFTNKHDSLDRFRSSTRMLDIVFGLLILITGIFLALNYNGKLPNWLLIKVVLVLAAIPVTLVGIKKHNKILAAVALLIFVYVYGVAETKSLKMRPDKGEAVTGEANRIAPAATKASHPIITELQGTQLENTKAIYTNLCAACHGQDGQKGAGGAANLAVSTLTPEGRQEVIANGRGLMPGFGSQLTEQEIEALALYSTLLKK